A portion of the Gossypium arboreum isolate Shixiya-1 chromosome 8, ASM2569848v2, whole genome shotgun sequence genome contains these proteins:
- the LOC108469736 gene encoding methylcrotonoyl-CoA carboxylase subunit alpha, mitochondrial isoform X3: MGDKSASKRIMGAAGVPLVPGYHGSEQDVEIMRLEADKIGYPILIKPTHGGGGKGMRIVQSPNEFVDSFLGAQREAAASFGINTILLEKYITQPRHIEVQIFGDKFGNVLHLYERDCSVQRRHQKIIEEAPAPCVTHEFRTHLGQAAVSAAKAVGYHNAGTVEFIVDTKTGHFYFMEMNTRLQVEHPVTEMIVGQDLVEWQIRVANGEPLPISQDQVPLSGHAFEARIYAENVPKGFLPATGVLHHYHPVPPSSTVRVETGVEQGDVVSMHYDPMIAKLVVWGENRAAALVKLKDCLLKFQVAGLPTNINFLQKLANHKAFEEGNVETHFIEHHNDDLFVDPNNKVIYEDAYSAARLGAKLVAACLCEKERSAMKESHSGDPSLLPIWYAHPPFRVNHHAQRTMEFEWENEYESSSSKPLMLSITYHPDGNYFIQHQQIGENGVHILEVKASNLGNDNFIVESDGLTMNVSLAVYTKGQIKHIHIWHGPHHHHFRQKLGLDLSDENETQHKTSFETTSHPPGTVVAPMAGLVVKVLVEDGAKVEAGQAVLVLEAMKMEHVVKATSGGVVEGLKVGAGQQVSDGSVLFRIKAQE; encoded by the exons ATGGGTGACAAAAG TGCTTCGAAGAGAATAATGGGTGCGGCAGGGGTGCCATTGGTGCCGGGATATCATGGCAGCGAGCAAGATGTTGAGATTATGAGGTTGGAGGCAGATAAAATTGGATATCCTATCTTAATAAAGCCAACCCATGGAGGCGGAGGAAAG GGTATGAGAATTGTACAAAGTCCGAATGAATTTGTTGACTCCTTTCTTGGAGCACAACGCGAAGCTGCTGCATCTTTTGGCATAAACACTATTTTGTTGGAGAAATACATTACTCAACCAAGACACATAGAAGTTCAG ATATTTGGTGACAAATTTGGCAATGTACTGCATTTATATGAGAGAGATTGCAGCGTTCAAAGGAGACACCAGAAGATAATTGAAGAAGCTCCAGCT CCTTGTGTTACTCATGAATTTCGCACACACTTGGGCCAGGCTGCCGTATCTGCTGCTAAG GCAGTTGGTTATCACAATGCTGGCACTGTGGAGTTTATAGTTGATACCAAAACAGGTCATTTTTACTTCATGGAGATGAACACTCGACTTCAG GTTGAGCATCCTGTGACTGAGATGATTGTTGGTCAAGATCTCGTGGAGTGGCAAATTCGTGTTGCAAATGGGGAGCCTCTTCCTATAAGTCAGGATCAGGTGCCCTTATCAG GTCATGCTTTTGAAGCCCGAATCTATGCTGAAAATGTTCCCAAAGGATTTCTTCCTGCAACTGGAGTTCTTCATCATTATCATCCAGTACCACCCTCTTCAACAG TTCGGGTTGAGACTGGAGTTGAACAAGGAGATGTTGTTAGCATGCATTATGATCCTATGATTGCAAAGCTTGTAGTATGGGGAGAAAACCGTGCTGCAGCACTAGTCAAATTGAAGGATTGCTTGTTAAAGTTTCAG GTTGCAGGGTTGCCAACTAATATCAATTTCCTACAAAAGCTTGCTAACCATAAGGCATTTGAAGAGGGCAATGTTGAAACGCATTTTATTGAGCACCATAACGATGACCTATTTGTTGATCCTAATAATAAAGTAATTTATGAGGATGCATATAGTGCAGCTAGACTTGGAGCAAAGCTGGTAGCTGCTTGCCTTTGTGAAAAGGAACGTTCTGCTATGAAAGAAAGCCATTCTG GGGATCCTAGCTTACTTCCTATATGGTATGCTCATCCTCCATTCAGAGTCAATCATCATGCACAGAGGACCATGGAATTTGAGTGGGAAAATGAATATGAGAGCAGTAGTTCAAAGCCTTTGATGCTTTCTATCACTTATCATCCTGATGGGAACTATTTTATTCAG CATCAACAGATTGGAGAAAATGGTGTCCACATATTGGAAGTCAAAGCATCAAATCTGGGCAATGATAATTTTATAGTTGAGTCTGATGGTTTAACCATGAATGTTAGTTTAGCTGTTTATACCAAG GGTCagatcaaacacatacatatatggcatgggcCGCACCACCATCATTTCAGACAGAAACTAGGCCTTGACCTGTCTGATGAAAATGAAACACAGCATAAGACGAGTTTCGAGACCACAAGCCACCCTCCTGGGACTGTAGTGGCACCCATGGCTGGTTTAGTGGTCAAGGTTCTGGTAGAGGATGGGGCGAAGGTGGAAGCAGGACAAGCTGTATTGGTCCTTGAAGCCATGAAGATGGAG CATGTGGTAAAAGCAACATCTGGTGGTGTTGTTGAAGGGCTTAAAGTCGGTGCTGGTCAGCAGGTTTCAGATGGTAGTGTTCTCTTCAGAATCAAG GCCCAGGAATGA
- the LOC108467732 gene encoding serine/threonine-protein kinase STY13-like — MATINGETAMEKALGSIGSFSNNNNKEVFLRADKIDFKSWDLQLDKHLSRAWSRDSDGSTLTKKEEWEIDLAKLDIRYVIAHGTYGTVYRGVYDTQDVAVKVLDWGEDGIATVAEAAALRASFRQEVAVWQKLDNPNVTKFIGASMGTSNLKIPTKDGISENNNSLPARACCVVVEYLPGGTLKNFLIRNRRKKLAFKVVIQIALDLSRGLSYLHSKKIVHRDVKTENMLLDAHRTVKIADFGVARVEAQNPRDMTGETGTLGYMAPEVLDGKPYNRKCDVYSFGICLWEIYCCDMPYADLSFAEVSSAVVCQNLRPEIPRCCPSSLASIIRKCWDAHPERRPDMDEVVRLLEAVDTSKGGGMIPDDQARGCFCFTARGP; from the exons ATGGCGACAATCAATGGTGAGACTGCAATGGAAAAGGCCTTGGGGTCTATAGGAAGCTTTAGTAACAACAACAACAAGGAGGTGTTTCTTAGGGCAGATAAGATAGATTTCAAGAGCTGGGATTTGCAACTGGATAAGCACTTGAGCAGGGCTTGGTCTAGGGACAGTGATGGTTCAACTCTCACAAAGAAGGAAGAATGGGAAattgatttggctaaacttgataTAAGGTATGTTATAGCTCATGGGACTTATGGCACCGTTTACCGTGGCGTTTATGATACCCAAGATGTTGCAG tgAAGGTATTGGACTGGGGGGAGGATGGGATTGCCACGGTTGCTGAAGCTGCTGCTCTTCGGGCGTCATTCCGACAAGAGGTTGCTGTTTGGCAAAAGCTTGACAACCCGAATGTTACAAAG TTTATCGGAGCTTCAATGGGAACTTCCAACCTTAAAATCCCGACAAAAGATGGAATAAGCGAGAATAATAATTCCCTTCCTGCCAGAGCATGTTGTGTTGTTGTTGAGTATCTTCCTGGTGGAACGTTAAAGAATTTTTTGATCAGGAACAGGAGGAAGAAACTTGCATTTAAGGTTGTGATTCAAATTGCTTTGGATCTCTCTAGAGG TTTGAGCTATCTTCACTCCAAAAAGATTGTACACCGTGATGTTAAGACCGAAAATATGTTGCTAGATGCTCATAGAACTGTGAAAATTGCTGATTTTGGTGTTGCTCGAGTTGAAGCTCAGAACCCAAGAGACATGACAGGGGAAACAGGCACTCTCGGTTACATGGCTCCAGAG GTCCTTGATGGGAAGCCTTATAATCGGAAATGTGACGTCTACAGTTTCGGTATATGCTTATGGGAAATATACTGCTGTGACATGCCTTATGCCGATCTTAGTTTCGCTGAAGTTTCATCGGCAGTAGTATGCCAG AATTTACGACCAGAAATCCCTAGATGTTGCCCTAGTTCATTGGCAAGCATCATCCGAAAATGTTGGGATGCACACCCTGAACGACGTCCCGACATGGACGAGGTGGTGAGATTGTTAGAAGCAGTGGATACAAGTAAGGGAGGTGGCATGATACCTGATGACCAGGCTCGTGGATGTTTCTGTTTCACTGCCCGTGGTCCGTGA
- the LOC108469736 gene encoding methylcrotonoyl-CoA carboxylase subunit alpha, mitochondrial isoform X2: MRTAKRLGIRTVAVYSDADKDSLHVKSADEAVHIGPPPARLSYLNGSSIVEAAVRTGAQAIHPGYGFLSESSEFAQLVEDRGLTFIGPPASAIRDMGDKSASKRIMGAAGVPLVPGYHGSEQDVEIMRLEADKIGYPILIKPTHGGGGKGMRIVQSPNEFVDSFLGAQREAAASFGINTILLEKYITQPRHIEVQIFGDKFGNVLHLYERDCSVQRRHQKIIEEAPAPCVTHEFRTHLGQAAVSAAKAVGYHNAGTVEFIVDTKTGHFYFMEMNTRLQVEHPVTEMIVGQDLVEWQIRVANGEPLPISQDQVPLSGHAFEARIYAENVPKGFLPATGVLHHYHPVPPSSTVRVETGVEQGDVVSMHYDPMIAKLVVWGENRAAALVKLKDCLLKFQVAGLPTNINFLQKLANHKAFEEGNVETHFIEHHNDDLFVDPNNKVIYEDAYSAARLGAKLVAACLCEKERSAMKESHSGDPSLLPIWYAHPPFRVNHHAQRTMEFEWENEYESSSSKPLMLSITYHPDGNYFIQHQQIGENGVHILEVKASNLGNDNFIVESDGLTMNVSLAVYTKGQIKHIHIWHGPHHHHFRQKLGLDLSDENETQHKTSFETTSHPPGTVVAPMAGLVVKVLVEDGAKVEAGQAVLVLEAMKMEHVVKATSGGVVEGLKVGAGQQVSDGSVLFRIKAQE, from the exons TACTTGAACGGTTCTTCCATTGTCGAGGCGGCGGTTCGGACCGGTGCACAG GCCATCCACCCCGGTTATGGTTTCTTATCGGAGAGCTCTGAGTTTGCTCAACTTGTTGAAGATAGGGGGCTTACATTTATTGGTCCTCCAGCGTCTGCAATTAGAGACATGGGTGACAAAAG TGCTTCGAAGAGAATAATGGGTGCGGCAGGGGTGCCATTGGTGCCGGGATATCATGGCAGCGAGCAAGATGTTGAGATTATGAGGTTGGAGGCAGATAAAATTGGATATCCTATCTTAATAAAGCCAACCCATGGAGGCGGAGGAAAG GGTATGAGAATTGTACAAAGTCCGAATGAATTTGTTGACTCCTTTCTTGGAGCACAACGCGAAGCTGCTGCATCTTTTGGCATAAACACTATTTTGTTGGAGAAATACATTACTCAACCAAGACACATAGAAGTTCAG ATATTTGGTGACAAATTTGGCAATGTACTGCATTTATATGAGAGAGATTGCAGCGTTCAAAGGAGACACCAGAAGATAATTGAAGAAGCTCCAGCT CCTTGTGTTACTCATGAATTTCGCACACACTTGGGCCAGGCTGCCGTATCTGCTGCTAAG GCAGTTGGTTATCACAATGCTGGCACTGTGGAGTTTATAGTTGATACCAAAACAGGTCATTTTTACTTCATGGAGATGAACACTCGACTTCAG GTTGAGCATCCTGTGACTGAGATGATTGTTGGTCAAGATCTCGTGGAGTGGCAAATTCGTGTTGCAAATGGGGAGCCTCTTCCTATAAGTCAGGATCAGGTGCCCTTATCAG GTCATGCTTTTGAAGCCCGAATCTATGCTGAAAATGTTCCCAAAGGATTTCTTCCTGCAACTGGAGTTCTTCATCATTATCATCCAGTACCACCCTCTTCAACAG TTCGGGTTGAGACTGGAGTTGAACAAGGAGATGTTGTTAGCATGCATTATGATCCTATGATTGCAAAGCTTGTAGTATGGGGAGAAAACCGTGCTGCAGCACTAGTCAAATTGAAGGATTGCTTGTTAAAGTTTCAG GTTGCAGGGTTGCCAACTAATATCAATTTCCTACAAAAGCTTGCTAACCATAAGGCATTTGAAGAGGGCAATGTTGAAACGCATTTTATTGAGCACCATAACGATGACCTATTTGTTGATCCTAATAATAAAGTAATTTATGAGGATGCATATAGTGCAGCTAGACTTGGAGCAAAGCTGGTAGCTGCTTGCCTTTGTGAAAAGGAACGTTCTGCTATGAAAGAAAGCCATTCTG GGGATCCTAGCTTACTTCCTATATGGTATGCTCATCCTCCATTCAGAGTCAATCATCATGCACAGAGGACCATGGAATTTGAGTGGGAAAATGAATATGAGAGCAGTAGTTCAAAGCCTTTGATGCTTTCTATCACTTATCATCCTGATGGGAACTATTTTATTCAG CATCAACAGATTGGAGAAAATGGTGTCCACATATTGGAAGTCAAAGCATCAAATCTGGGCAATGATAATTTTATAGTTGAGTCTGATGGTTTAACCATGAATGTTAGTTTAGCTGTTTATACCAAG GGTCagatcaaacacatacatatatggcatgggcCGCACCACCATCATTTCAGACAGAAACTAGGCCTTGACCTGTCTGATGAAAATGAAACACAGCATAAGACGAGTTTCGAGACCACAAGCCACCCTCCTGGGACTGTAGTGGCACCCATGGCTGGTTTAGTGGTCAAGGTTCTGGTAGAGGATGGGGCGAAGGTGGAAGCAGGACAAGCTGTATTGGTCCTTGAAGCCATGAAGATGGAG CATGTGGTAAAAGCAACATCTGGTGGTGTTGTTGAAGGGCTTAAAGTCGGTGCTGGTCAGCAGGTTTCAGATGGTAGTGTTCTCTTCAGAATCAAG GCCCAGGAATGA